One genomic window of Bactrocera dorsalis isolate Fly_Bdor chromosome 4, ASM2337382v1, whole genome shotgun sequence includes the following:
- the LOC105223540 gene encoding uncharacterized protein LOC105223540, protein MPVYPQSTIYSIGVLLRSTAVSMQLKYHCHLITAVGMHTTRQSVAYIRSRTSLNAHTMLLSSSVCLLSAPLTRALSSLSLLAPTPLLLCNRNFSMKNKNICTIDSSDREYSKIRCFKYVVSSLSHLQQPIQLLSDCQRVQKRTQTRFISTTSKLFKQNSGRKDMEVPEGVFCGSVDRFNGVLVDSEKEYDEATDFEKKLQKSLDHWISIKRRAIWFTLRKEHAAWVPHLAKGGFVFHHVDTSSSSLVMYRWLPTHESANIPTFCHTMLGVGGLVVNDNDEVLVVSDRYALIANSWKLPGGYVEPGEEIVNAAIREVKEETGIDCEFRTVISVRHSHGGNFGCSDMYVVVALKPLNREVHKCEREIAKAQWMPVKEYLQHPDVHETDRHFMRTYLDYNKRNIRFTYERAQHRVLKREYTLFYMKPVEEKNES, encoded by the exons ATGCCTGTCTACCCGCAGTCTACCATTTATTCAATTGGCGTATTACTACGCTCAACTGCAGTTTCCATGCAGCTCAAATATCACTGCCATCTAATAACTGCCGTCGGCATGCATACCACGCGACAATCAGTAGCCTATATACGAAGCCGGACTTCGTTAAATGCGCATACAATGTTGTTGTCCAGTTCCGTTTGCCTGTTATCAGCCCCTTTAACAAGAGCTTTGTCGTCATTGAGTTTATTAGCGCCGACGCCGTTGCTATTGTGTAATAGAAATTTTagcatgaaaaataaaaatatttgcacaattgACAGTTCAGATCGCGAGTACAGTAAAATTCGTTGTTTTAAGTACGTTGTCTCGTCTCTTTCACATTTGCAACAACCCATTCAGCTGCTAAGCGATTGTCAACGAGTGCAAAAGCGTACACAAACGCGTTTTATTTCAACTACAAGTAAATTGTTTAA ACAAAATTCGGGTAGAAAAGACATGGAGGTGCCAGAGGGTGTATTCTGTGGTAGCGTTGATCGCTTCAATGGCGTGCTTGTGGACTCGGAAAAGGAATACGATGAAGCTACAGATTTTGAAAAGAAGCTACAGA aaTCTTTGGACCACTGGATTTCCATTAAACGACGCGCCATATGGTTTACATTACGGAAAGAACACGCAGCATGGGTGCCACATTTAGCAAAG GGCGGCTTTGTATTCCATCATGTGGACACTTCATCCTCCTCTCTTGTGATGTATCGTTGGTTGCCAACCCACGAATCTGCCAATATACCAACATTTTGCCATACAATGCTTGGCGTTGGTGGACTTGTTGTCAATGATAATGATGAAGTGTTAGTTGTTAGTGATCGCTATGCATTAATTGCAAATAGTTGGAAATTGCCCGGTGGTTATGTGGAGCCCG GCGAGGAAATAGTAAACGCAGCTATACGTGAGGTGAAGGAGGAAACCGGCATCGACTGTGAATTCCGTACCGTTATTAGTGTACGACATTCACATGGCGGAAACTTTGGCTGTTCCGATATGTACGTAGTTGTGGCTTTGAAGCCACTCAATCGCGAAGTACATAAATGCGAACGTGAAATCGCTAAGGCACAATGGATGCCGGTTAAAGAATATTTACAACATCCTGACGTGCACGAGACAGATCGTCACTTTATGCGCACCTATTTGGATTATAATAAACGCAATATACGCTTTACCTATGAGCGCGCCCAACATCGTGTGCTGAAACGCGAGTACACATTGTTTTATATGAAACCGGTTGAGGAGAAAAACGAAAGTTGA
- the LOC105223539 gene encoding uncharacterized protein LOC105223539: MEGYQDMSELEKSVAHAGTQLYTVAHKLHEVETTLDHTSSLDDVDGVCVMELLESMEEVKAEYHHLVQNIREVHQLQRDVTTTIRFQMRSMQQTFESLKKRIELRVTQD; the protein is encoded by the exons ATGGAGGGCTATCAGGATATGAGCGAGCTGGAAAAGTCG GTCGCGCACGCGGGCACCCAGCTCTATACGGTGGCACACAAATTGCACGAAGTCGAAACGACATTGGACCATACCAGCAGCCTGGATGATGTTGACGGCGTTTGTGTCATGGAACTGCTCGAGTCCATGGAGGAGGTCAAGGCGGAATATCATCATCTGGTACAAAATATACGCGAGGTGCACCAGTTGCAACGTGACGTCACCACAACGATACGCTTTCAAATGCGTAGCATGCAGCAAACATTCGAATCGCTTAAGAAACGCATCGAATTGCGCGTTACGCAAGACTGA